A section of the Roseivirga sp. BDSF3-8 genome encodes:
- a CDS encoding N-6 DNA methylase has protein sequence MFEQTFKNIDDILYKDSGADSELDYIGQTSWVLFLRYLDTLEERRRDEAELEGKPYTPILKEGFRWNDWAVPLKEDGTPDTKNAMTGPDLVNFVNQELFPYLAGFKEAAADNPRSVEYKIGEIYSELSNKINSGYNLREILDYVNALTFGLQEQQHELSHLYETRIKNMGNAGRNGGQYYTPRPLIRAMIAVVKPQVGERVYDGAAGSAGFLCEAHAYMRQHMEQSTENLRLLQEETFYGKEKKTLGYVIGVMNMILHGIETPNIVHTNTLAEDQRSITEKDRYEVILANPPFGGKERKEVQQNFDIRTGETAFLFLQHFIRILKSRGRAAVVIKNTFLSNTDNASVSLRRHLLEGCNLHTVLDMPGGTFLGAGVKTVVLFFTKGEPTKHTWYYQLDPGRNMGKTNPLNDADLADFLQKQATQEDSEQSWTVDIADLDPDTCDLSVKNPHTPEEAPLRSPQEILASMQELDADTNRLLNEIKEML, from the coding sequence ATGTTTGAGCAGACCTTTAAGAATATAGACGACATCCTGTATAAGGACTCCGGGGCCGACAGTGAGCTGGACTACATTGGGCAGACCTCCTGGGTGCTGTTTTTGCGCTACCTGGATACGCTGGAAGAGAGACGCCGCGATGAGGCCGAGTTGGAAGGCAAGCCCTACACGCCTATACTCAAAGAAGGCTTCCGCTGGAACGACTGGGCCGTGCCGCTGAAGGAAGACGGTACGCCGGACACGAAAAATGCCATGACCGGCCCCGACCTGGTCAACTTTGTGAACCAGGAGCTCTTTCCCTACCTGGCGGGCTTTAAGGAGGCCGCTGCCGACAACCCCAGAAGCGTGGAGTACAAGATAGGGGAGATCTACAGCGAGCTGAGCAACAAGATCAACAGCGGCTACAACCTGCGCGAGATACTGGACTACGTAAACGCTCTTACCTTTGGCCTGCAGGAGCAGCAGCACGAGCTGAGTCACCTGTACGAGACCAGGATTAAGAACATGGGCAATGCCGGGCGCAACGGCGGGCAGTACTACACCCCGCGCCCCCTTATCCGCGCCATGATAGCGGTGGTAAAGCCGCAGGTGGGCGAGCGCGTGTACGACGGTGCCGCAGGCAGTGCCGGCTTCCTCTGCGAGGCCCACGCCTATATGCGCCAGCACATGGAGCAGAGCACCGAAAACCTGCGCCTGTTGCAGGAGGAGACCTTCTACGGCAAAGAAAAGAAGACCCTGGGCTACGTGATAGGCGTGATGAACATGATCCTGCACGGCATAGAGACGCCCAACATAGTGCACACCAACACCCTGGCCGAAGACCAGCGCAGCATTACCGAAAAAGACCGCTATGAGGTCATCCTCGCCAACCCGCCCTTTGGCGGTAAAGAGCGCAAGGAGGTGCAGCAGAACTTTGACATACGCACCGGAGAGACCGCCTTTCTCTTTCTGCAGCACTTTATCCGCATACTCAAAAGCCGCGGGCGCGCCGCCGTCGTCATCAAAAACACCTTCCTGAGCAATACCGACAATGCCTCCGTGAGCCTGCGCCGCCACCTGCTCGAGGGCTGCAACCTACACACCGTACTGGACATGCCCGGCGGCACCTTCCTCGGGGCGGGTGTGAAAACGGTGGTGCTCTTCTTTACCAAAGGCGAACCCACCAAACACACCTGGTACTACCAACTGGACCCCGGCCGCAACATGGGCAAAACCAACCCGCTGAACGATGCCGACCTGGCCGACTTTCTGCAAAAACAGGCCACGCAGGAAGACAGCGAGCAAAGCTGGACGGTAGACATAGCCGACCTGGACCCCGACACCTGCGACCTGAGCGTAAAGAACCCCCACACCCCCGAAGAGGCACCCCTGCGTAGCCCGCAGGAGATACTGGCCTCCATGCAGGAACTGGATGCGGACACCAACCGATTGCTGAACGAAATAAAAGAGATGCTATGA